From the Candidatus Afararchaeum irisae genome, the window ACTGAGTCGATATGTCGGTGTCGATGTCGGCATCCCGAAGCCTTTGGATAGCCCTGGCGGTCGTAGCCGGAGTCACAACGCCCGTGTCTGTGTATACGGCATCGGCAGCCGACACTGTCGTCGGTGGTCCCGCTATCGAGGTTCTGGCTCCCCATAACACCGTCTCGGCGGGTGAGACTACGACTCTCGGTCTACATCTCAACAACGAGGGAAATATCGTCCAGGGAGGACCCGCCGAGTACGAGAGCCGTGTGACGACTGCGAGAGGAGTAACAGTCGAACTCCGGTCGCGAAATGCACCTGTCGAGATCAAGACTTCTAAGACACCTGTCGGATCGGTTTCGGAGGGGTCACACGGACCTTACAGCTTCGAGGTCGTCGTAGACGACGACGCCGAGCCCGGGAGATACCGTCTTCCCGTAGAAGTCGAGTACAGGTTCACGCGTGCGGTCGAGTATAGCGACGTAGCATCGCCCGATTACACTGACTTCTCGCGTGACCTGACTAAGTACGTGACCCTCGTGGTAGAGCCGTCGGCGGAGTTCGAGGTGACTCGGGTCGAGTCGGACGTCGAGGTCGGCGGAGCCGGAAGTCTCACGGTCGGGATCAAGAACGTCGGATCCGAGACGGCGAACGCCTCCACGGTTAGACTGACGTCCCGTAACACCGAGGTTAGAGTCGGCGACGTGTCTTCTGCCTCGACCTCGGTCTCAGCTTCGACTCCGACCCTGACTCCGACTCTGACTTCGACGACGAAGTTCACCGGAGACTGGGAGCCGGGTGAGACGAGAAGACTGAGACAGACGGTGTCGGTAGCCGACAACGTCGTCGCCACTAACTACTCTCTCAACGCCGTTGTGAGGTACACCGACTCCGACGGTCAGAACTTCACCTCCGACAGACTCGAACTCGGTCTACAGCCTCTCCGAGAGACAGCCTTCGAGATCTCTGACGTGACTACGAGCCTCAGGGTCGGCGAGGAAGGCTTCTTAGAGGCGACTGTCGAAAACACGGGGGCAAGAGTCGCACGCGACGCTGTCGTGGTTCTGAGACAGACGTCAGTTCCTCTCGTCGGCTATAACTCGACCTCTTCGGAGGCTTACGCGTCACACCGAGATGTGTCTCTGTCTTCCACTCCCACAGCCTCAGTGACCCAGTATCCCCTCGGCGACCTCCGACCTAACACGTCTCAGAGCTTCCGGCTCCGCCTCGACGTACCCGAGCACGCAGCCCCGGGTAGACACCGTTTCAGGGTCGGCGTCGAGTACACCGACAGACTGGGTAATGTCGAGACGAGTGACAGCCACGAGGCTTCGGCGGAGGTTCTACCCGACACCGACGACTTCGTCATAGAGTCCGAAGACACGACCGTCGAAGTCGGCGAGGAGACCTCGGTGAACGCGACTATCACGAACCTCCGTAACTCGACCTTCACGGATGTCACGGCGTCGCTGACTGTCGAAGAGC encodes:
- a CDS encoding COG1361 S-layer family protein translates to MSVSMSASRSLWIALAVVAGVTTPVSVYTASAADTVVGGPAIEVLAPHNTVSAGETTTLGLHLNNEGNIVQGGPAEYESRVTTARGVTVELRSRNAPVEIKTSKTPVGSVSEGSHGPYSFEVVVDDDAEPGRYRLPVEVEYRFTRAVEYSDVASPDYTDFSRDLTKYVTLVVEPSAEFEVTRVESDVEVGGAGSLTVGIKNVGSETANASTVRLTSRNTEVRVGDVSSASTSVSASTPTLTPTLTSTTKFTGDWEPGETRRLRQTVSVADNVVATNYSLNAVVRYTDSDGQNFTSDRLELGLQPLRETAFEISDVTTSLRVGEEGFLEATVENTGARVARDAVVVLRQTSVPLVGYNSTSSEAYASHRDVSLSSTPTASVTQYPLGDLRPNTSQSFRLRLDVPEHAAPGRHRFRVGVEYTDRLGNVETSDSHEASAEVLPDTDDFVIESEDTTVEVGEETSVNATITNLRNSTFTDVTASLTVEEPFSTDDTNSYVAALDPGDKSSLRYHLDVSDDAVAGDKYVTVRLGYDDPKGDRRTETHTFRVTLRDETTEADLPAVVLIGTAALVFVVWWWRRR